The Candidatus Spechtbacterales bacterium genome has a window encoding:
- a CDS encoding adenylosuccinate synthase — MPVTAVIGTQWGDEGKGKIVDLLAQDADMVIRFNGGNNAGHTIENEHTKDMPEGVAKLHIVPAGVFNSRTLNVIGAGTAVHIPTLAQEISELKSGGLNVNNVIISKKAHLVMPWHVLLDEAEELKRSPKKKIGTTKRGMGPVFAAKHARKGFRAGDLLRTDFRDRFFDQYNEYELILQILYRHWDIPNPSVMYREFMEYAEQVRGLICNAENEIDSYLNRGSNILLEGAQAMLLDIDHGTYPFCTSSACTIAAASQGSGIPANRIDERIGVVKAYSTRVGPGAFPTKLEGAMDNKLREWGKEYGATTGRPRACGWLDLPLLSYANRRNDFTSIAVTKIDVLHSLPQFYVGIGYKNCSEHEQAVCEDVSCGLEEGSQAALRPVDGWNSDISGITKYSRLPKKARAYVRAIEDAMKTKAKFISVGPHREQTIIR; from the coding sequence ATGCCCGTAACCGCAGTAATTGGAACCCAGTGGGGCGATGAAGGAAAAGGGAAAATAGTTGACCTTTTAGCACAGGATGCTGACATGGTAATTCGTTTTAACGGAGGTAATAATGCCGGGCATACAATAGAAAACGAGCATACCAAAGATATGCCCGAAGGTGTGGCAAAGCTTCACATTGTTCCCGCCGGAGTGTTCAACAGTAGAACGTTGAACGTAATAGGTGCGGGAACCGCGGTTCATATACCTACTCTTGCCCAGGAGATAAGCGAGCTTAAATCCGGAGGCCTGAATGTAAACAATGTTATTATCAGCAAAAAAGCGCATCTTGTTATGCCCTGGCATGTGTTATTGGACGAAGCTGAAGAGCTAAAACGTTCTCCAAAGAAAAAAATAGGAACTACCAAAAGAGGAATGGGTCCTGTATTTGCGGCTAAGCATGCCCGCAAAGGTTTTCGCGCGGGCGATTTGCTGAGAACCGATTTTAGAGATAGGTTTTTTGATCAATACAATGAGTACGAACTTATCCTACAGATTTTATACAGACACTGGGATATACCAAACCCCTCAGTGATGTACCGTGAATTTATGGAATACGCGGAGCAGGTTCGCGGGCTGATATGTAATGCCGAAAATGAGATAGACTCGTATTTAAACAGGGGGTCTAATATACTTTTGGAAGGCGCGCAGGCCATGCTTTTGGATATAGACCACGGAACGTATCCTTTTTGCACTTCAAGTGCCTGTACGATTGCTGCCGCGTCTCAAGGGTCGGGTATACCCGCAAATCGCATAGACGAGCGCATAGGCGTTGTAAAAGCGTATAGTACGCGGGTTGGTCCCGGTGCTTTTCCTACAAAACTTGAAGGAGCTATGGATAATAAACTCCGTGAATGGGGCAAAGAATACGGAGCTACAACAGGGCGTCCGCGCGCGTGTGGGTGGCTGGACCTTCCTCTTTTATCTTACGCGAACAGGCGGAATGATTTTACATCAATTGCGGTTACAAAGATTGACGTCTTACATAGTTTACCGCAGTTTTATGTGGGGATTGGTTATAAAAATTGCAGCGAACATGAACAGGCAGTTTGCGAAGATGTATCCTGCGGTTTGGAAGAAGGTTCTCAGGCCGCCTTGCGTCCGGTTGATGGTTGGAATAGTGATATTTCGGGAATTACCAAATATTCCCGTCTGCCAAAGAAGGCTCGCGCTTATGTACGCGCGATAGAGGACGCAATGAAGACAAAAGCAAAATTTATCTCTGTAGGACCTCACAGAGAGCAAACAATAATAAGGTAG
- the lysS gene encoding lysine--tRNA ligase, translating to MTEKRTLKEIIKNRLSKRKVLIERQHNPYPVSVKNTHATHELLSDFAKLSKAEKLVRLSGRLMSIRQHGKLTFGNIKDGSGSIQIAFREDGLGKNIYEDVEALLDVGDFLNIEGTLFTTKRGEKTLDVKKFDVIAKSIRPLPEKWHGLKDIEQRYRKRYLDILMNDDTREIFETRSRIISECRNFLEKEGFMEVETPMLQTIPGGAMARPFETHLNALNMDMYLRVAPELYLKRLLVGGMEKVYELGRNFRNEGVDYSHNPEFTMLEFYWAYSDYKEGMKLTERLVKNLAKKVVGKTVYEYEGKKINFKTPWERIGFNELLQKYADVNYDDYDFEALKKKAGELGVDIKKDVYSKTEVADAIYKKYCLPKISDPTFVIHHPSEMLPLAKPLEDNPEYAASFQLAIAGWELVKGYSELNDPVRQREFFEKQEKLRKKGDDEAQFMDEDFVEALEYGMPPAFGFGMGVDRITAFLTGTHALRESILFPTMRPK from the coding sequence ATGACAGAAAAAAGAACACTTAAAGAAATAATAAAAAATCGTTTAAGTAAGCGTAAGGTGCTTATTGAAAGACAGCACAATCCCTATCCTGTAAGCGTAAAAAACACTCATGCAACCCATGAGCTTTTGAGCGATTTTGCCAAGCTGTCTAAAGCGGAAAAACTGGTGCGCCTGTCCGGTCGTCTTATGTCTATACGCCAGCACGGAAAACTTACCTTTGGGAATATAAAAGATGGTTCCGGTTCTATACAAATTGCTTTTAGAGAGGATGGCTTAGGTAAAAATATATATGAAGACGTGGAAGCTCTGCTTGATGTGGGAGATTTTTTAAACATAGAAGGTACTCTTTTTACAACAAAAAGGGGAGAGAAAACCCTGGATGTTAAAAAGTTTGATGTTATAGCAAAGTCTATACGTCCGCTTCCTGAAAAGTGGCACGGACTAAAAGATATTGAGCAAAGATACCGCAAAAGATATCTGGATATTTTAATGAATGATGATACACGCGAAATATTTGAAACGCGCTCGCGCATAATTTCTGAATGCCGTAATTTTTTGGAAAAAGAAGGTTTTATGGAGGTTGAAACACCCATGTTGCAAACCATTCCCGGGGGTGCTATGGCGCGCCCTTTTGAAACCCATTTAAACGCTCTGAATATGGATATGTATTTACGCGTAGCGCCGGAGCTTTATCTAAAACGCCTTTTAGTTGGAGGTATGGAAAAGGTTTATGAACTTGGCAGGAATTTTAGGAATGAGGGTGTGGATTATTCGCATAACCCGGAGTTTACAATGCTTGAATTTTACTGGGCGTATTCCGACTATAAAGAGGGTATGAAACTTACAGAGAGGCTTGTTAAAAATCTTGCAAAAAAAGTTGTGGGAAAAACAGTTTATGAGTATGAAGGTAAAAAAATAAACTTTAAAACACCGTGGGAGCGCATAGGGTTTAACGAACTTTTACAGAAATATGCTGATGTAAATTATGATGACTATGATTTTGAAGCATTAAAGAAAAAGGCCGGGGAACTTGGCGTTGATATAAAAAAGGATGTGTATTCAAAAACAGAAGTAGCTGATGCTATATATAAAAAATATTGCCTGCCTAAAATATCTGATCCGACATTTGTTATACACCATCCAAGCGAGATGCTTCCATTGGCGAAACCGCTTGAGGATAATCCGGAGTATGCCGCAAGTTTTCAGCTTGCAATAGCGGGGTGGGAGCTTGTAAAGGGGTATTCGGAGTTGAATGATCCTGTACGCCAGCGTGAATTTTTTGAAAAACAGGAAAAACTCCGCAAAAAAGGAGACGATGAAGCGCAGTTTATGGACGAGGATTTTGTGGAAGCTTTGGAGTACGGCATGCCTCCTGCCTTTGGTTTTGGGATGGGAGTAGATCGTATTACCGCGTTTTTAACGGGTACGCATGCTTTGCGTGAATCTATACTGTTTCCGACAATGAGACCCAAATAA
- the greA gene encoding transcription elongation factor GreA, producing the protein MEEYFTKKGLDQLKRELEELKTVKKWEIAEWLREAAQQGDMDENADYLAAKEAQTALESRVEELEQKIRIAVIIKRRNKDIVSVGASVEFATTSNNKSKVVLVSTEEADASAGKISAASPLGRALMGKKVGEDVEVHTPKGKRKYRITKIA; encoded by the coding sequence ATGGAAGAATATTTTACTAAGAAAGGGCTGGATCAGCTCAAACGTGAGTTGGAAGAACTTAAAACAGTAAAAAAGTGGGAGATAGCGGAATGGTTAAGAGAGGCGGCTCAACAGGGAGATATGGATGAAAACGCCGATTATCTTGCTGCTAAAGAAGCCCAGACTGCTTTGGAAAGTAGAGTAGAAGAACTGGAGCAGAAGATTCGCATAGCTGTAATCATAAAACGCAGGAATAAGGATATTGTAAGTGTTGGCGCCAGTGTGGAGTTTGCAACCACTTCAAACAATAAGTCAAAAGTTGTGTTGGTAAGCACCGAAGAGGCGGATGCTTCGGCGGGTAAAATATCAGCCGCATCTCCATTAGGGAGAGCCCTTATGGGCAAAAAAGTGGGCGAGGATGTAGAGGTGCATACACCGAAAGGAAAAAGGAAATATAGGATAACAAAAATCGCATAA
- the mrdA gene encoding penicillin-binding protein 2: protein MPLFNSLKRSKHPSDLWVPLHARSDITPEDVFSDASSPLFEDGEQKLEVPVNPTSTRIFFLGIFAILVFLAGYGVYLNVRYGNEYKELATLNAQRVHDMGAPRGEITSSDGEVLAYSELGFNLILDPSKLPEEEAENLSVSLAQYFDRFSSDYFYRIISSAQERNLGSLVIAKNLTESEVSRVRSLLTDYPPLSLEERPQRVYPHGSVYSHLIGYTASITAEETEKLSGYSLTDNVGKKGVEFYYERFLRGTKGLFAKFVTAKGDVVEEKVLQPVKEGSSIQLTLDNRLQTETYQILKDSLREYGITSVAAVVMNPSNGDILAMVSLPDFDPNHFVAGLTEGQAEAYFQDPKSPLINRVALGEYATGSVIKPFIAAAALEEGIISADKVLQTHGYISVPSVYDPSVVYRFNDNKNHGAVDMRGAIAVSSNVYFYTIGGGYESQKGLGIERMARWLKEFGWGTQLGINFGSESSGRVPDPEWKMETKGERWQIGDTYNASIGQGDILATPLQVAAATSVFANGGTLFRPNIVSGIYSQDGVMQESGKNDIINENFLSQSSINVVREGMRQAVQTGSSIYFRNLPVTSAGKTGTAQTARKNNAWFTGFAPYENPEVTITVLLEEGEGSNNAVRVAYRILDSYFKIWHPELYPKPVPVQTAPEAETVSEDVSENIN from the coding sequence ATGCCTTTGTTTAACAGCTTGAAACGCTCTAAGCACCCATCTGATCTTTGGGTGCCTCTTCATGCAAGAAGCGATATTACTCCTGAAGATGTTTTTAGTGATGCCTCAAGTCCGCTTTTTGAAGATGGAGAGCAAAAACTGGAAGTTCCGGTTAATCCCACATCTACTCGTATCTTTTTTTTGGGAATATTTGCGATACTCGTTTTTTTGGCAGGTTATGGTGTGTATCTCAATGTGCGTTATGGGAATGAGTACAAAGAATTAGCTACGCTTAACGCGCAAAGAGTTCATGACATGGGCGCTCCTCGGGGTGAGATAACATCTTCTGATGGTGAAGTACTCGCTTACTCCGAGCTTGGCTTTAATTTAATACTGGATCCAAGCAAGCTTCCTGAAGAGGAAGCTGAAAACCTCTCTGTTTCTTTGGCGCAATATTTTGACAGATTTTCAAGTGACTATTTTTATAGAATTATATCTTCCGCTCAGGAGCGAAATCTTGGCAGTCTTGTTATAGCAAAAAACCTCACAGAATCTGAGGTTTCGCGAGTGAGGTCTTTATTGACTGATTATCCGCCACTCTCCCTTGAGGAGCGCCCCCAGAGAGTTTATCCGCATGGTAGCGTATATTCGCATCTGATAGGCTATACTGCCTCTATTACGGCCGAAGAGACAGAAAAGCTGTCAGGGTACTCTTTGACGGATAACGTTGGTAAAAAGGGTGTAGAGTTCTATTATGAGAGGTTTTTACGGGGTACTAAGGGTCTTTTTGCTAAATTTGTAACCGCAAAAGGAGATGTTGTGGAGGAAAAAGTTCTGCAACCCGTAAAAGAGGGAAGTTCTATACAGCTGACTTTAGACAACAGGCTACAGACCGAGACCTATCAGATACTGAAGGATTCCCTGCGCGAGTACGGAATTACCTCTGTTGCTGCCGTGGTTATGAACCCCTCTAACGGTGACATACTTGCGATGGTTAGTCTGCCTGACTTTGACCCAAACCACTTTGTTGCGGGCCTTACAGAAGGACAGGCAGAGGCATATTTTCAAGACCCCAAAAGCCCTCTTATTAACAGAGTAGCGCTTGGAGAGTATGCTACCGGGTCTGTTATCAAACCTTTTATAGCGGCTGCGGCTCTTGAAGAGGGCATAATAAGCGCGGATAAAGTACTGCAAACTCACGGCTATATCAGTGTACCAAGCGTATACGATCCCTCTGTTGTTTATCGTTTTAATGACAACAAAAATCATGGAGCTGTTGACATGAGGGGTGCAATTGCTGTATCAAGTAATGTATATTTCTACACGATAGGAGGCGGTTATGAGTCCCAAAAAGGTTTGGGCATAGAAAGAATGGCACGCTGGTTGAAAGAGTTTGGATGGGGCACGCAGCTTGGTATAAATTTTGGTTCCGAAAGTTCCGGACGTGTACCTGATCCTGAGTGGAAAATGGAGACAAAAGGTGAGCGCTGGCAGATAGGAGATACTTATAACGCCAGCATAGGACAGGGGGATATTCTTGCAACACCACTGCAAGTGGCTGCAGCCACATCTGTGTTTGCTAACGGAGGAACCCTTTTTAGGCCCAATATTGTTTCCGGGATTTATTCACAGGATGGTGTAATGCAGGAGTCCGGAAAGAATGATATAATTAATGAAAATTTCCTTTCCCAAAGTTCCATTAATGTTGTGAGAGAGGGAATGAGGCAGGCAGTTCAGACAGGAAGCAGTATTTATTTTAGAAATTTGCCGGTAACTTCGGCGGGAAAGACAGGGACGGCTCAGACGGCAAGAAAGAACAACGCGTGGTTTACAGGTTTCGCACCGTATGAGAATCCTGAAGTGACAATTACCGTTTTGCTTGAAGAAGGAGAGGGCAGTAACAACGCGGTACGTGTGGCATACAGAATATTGGATTCTTATTTTAAAATCTGGCACCCGGAGCTTTATCCGAAACCTGTTCCCGTACAAACGGCGCCTGAAGCGGAGACGGTTTCTGAAGATGTTTCGGAAAATATTAATTAA
- a CDS encoding rod shape-determining protein: MLNKILGAFSLDIGIDLGTANTLVYVRKKGIAINEPSVVAINQKTGRVLAIGEEARRMVGKTPAHIVASRPLVDGVVSDFEITQQMLKYFIDKVHSEPLRFLPRPRVVVGIPSGVTEVEKRAVEDAAKAAGAREVYLIEEPMAAAIGARLDVQEPSGNMIIDIGGGTTEVAVISLGGIVVARSLRIAGDRLNEDIVNYAREEFNLLLGERTAENLKIAAGSVLPLEETISMPMRGRDLITGLPKEIIIQDKHIREALTPSVNALATAIKGTVEQTPPELLADIMERGIVLAGGGSLLRGFDELIQKETQMPVRIAEDPLTAVVRGTGVVLENIDQLREVLVDMNYNQKPPRLK; encoded by the coding sequence ATGTTAAATAAAATTTTAGGAGCCTTTTCTCTAGACATAGGAATAGACCTTGGTACCGCAAATACACTTGTTTATGTTCGGAAAAAAGGAATAGCTATAAACGAACCATCTGTTGTCGCTATAAACCAAAAAACCGGGCGTGTTCTTGCTATAGGCGAGGAGGCCAGGAGAATGGTGGGTAAAACACCTGCTCATATTGTAGCTTCACGTCCTTTGGTGGACGGCGTGGTTTCAGATTTTGAGATAACACAGCAGATGCTTAAATATTTTATAGATAAAGTTCACTCTGAGCCACTTCGCTTTCTTCCACGTCCGCGTGTTGTTGTAGGGATTCCATCGGGAGTTACCGAAGTAGAAAAACGCGCTGTTGAAGATGCAGCAAAAGCCGCGGGAGCCCGTGAGGTGTATTTAATAGAAGAGCCTATGGCTGCCGCAATTGGCGCGCGCCTCGATGTTCAGGAGCCTTCGGGAAATATGATAATAGACATAGGAGGAGGTACTACCGAGGTAGCTGTAATATCTCTCGGAGGTATAGTGGTTGCGCGTTCATTACGCATTGCGGGAGACAGGTTAAATGAGGATATCGTAAATTACGCTCGTGAAGAATTTAACCTACTTCTTGGAGAAAGGACAGCTGAAAATCTTAAAATAGCGGCCGGATCCGTACTTCCTTTGGAAGAAACAATCTCAATGCCTATGCGCGGAAGAGACCTTATTACAGGTTTACCAAAAGAAATAATAATTCAGGATAAGCATATTCGCGAAGCATTAACACCTTCAGTTAATGCTTTGGCAACCGCCATTAAGGGTACAGTTGAACAAACTCCACCAGAACTTTTAGCCGACATAATGGAGCGCGGAATCGTTCTTGCGGGAGGCGGAAGTTTACTTCGCGGTTTCGATGAGCTTATACAAAAAGAGACTCAGATGCCTGTACGTATCGCCGAAGACCCTTTGACAGCCGTTGTTAGAGGAACAGGTGTTGTGCTTGAAAATATAGATCAGTTACGGGAAGTTTTAGTGGATATGAATTACAATCAAAAGCCACCCAGGCTTAAATAA
- a CDS encoding aminoacyl--tRNA ligase-related protein: MRQSNLFTKTRKEAPKDEVSKNAILLIRGGFINKEMAGVYSYLPLGLRVLKKIERVIREEMNTIGGQEIEMTTLQDSEIWKKADKWDDEKVDVWFKTKLKNGSDLGLAFSHEEVIAEMLKNHTSSYKDLPFSVYQFQTKFRNELRAKSGIMRGREFFMKDMYSFSRTENELMHFYEEAKKAYFNIVDRVGLKEKTYLTRADGSVFGPWSDEFQVLSEAGEDTIFIDKDKKLAINKEVFTDETIEELGLVKDKLEEKRSVEIGNIFPIGTRVSDAIGFTYSDEKGENHPVVMGSYGIGLGRLMGTIVEVLSDGKGIVWPDEIAPFKVHLIALSGGEKDADKLYEKLLAQNTEVLYDDRQDISAGQKFADSDLIGIPLRVVVSERSLKAGGFEIKRRSSDKEEIIKINNLPKWLNG; the protein is encoded by the coding sequence ATGCGTCAGTCAAACCTATTTACAAAAACAAGGAAAGAAGCCCCAAAAGATGAGGTTTCAAAAAACGCGATACTTTTAATTCGTGGGGGATTTATAAATAAAGAAATGGCGGGCGTTTATTCATATTTGCCTCTTGGTTTGCGCGTGTTAAAAAAAATAGAGAGGGTTATTCGTGAAGAAATGAATACAATAGGTGGACAGGAAATAGAAATGACCACTCTACAGGATTCTGAGATTTGGAAAAAAGCGGACAAATGGGATGATGAAAAAGTGGATGTTTGGTTTAAGACAAAACTAAAAAACGGGTCGGATCTCGGCCTTGCTTTTAGCCACGAAGAAGTGATTGCCGAGATGTTAAAAAACCATACTTCTTCATATAAGGATTTGCCGTTTTCTGTGTATCAGTTTCAGACAAAATTCCGTAACGAGTTGAGAGCAAAGAGCGGTATTATGAGAGGCAGAGAATTTTTTATGAAAGACATGTATTCATTTTCACGAACAGAAAATGAGCTCATGCATTTTTATGAAGAAGCCAAAAAAGCCTATTTTAATATCGTGGATCGGGTTGGTTTGAAGGAAAAAACATATTTAACCCGCGCGGACGGGAGTGTGTTCGGCCCCTGGTCGGATGAGTTTCAGGTTTTATCAGAGGCAGGAGAGGACACCATTTTTATTGATAAAGATAAAAAACTTGCTATAAACAAAGAGGTGTTTACAGATGAAACAATAGAGGAGCTGGGATTAGTTAAGGATAAGCTGGAAGAAAAGCGATCTGTTGAAATTGGAAATATATTCCCCATTGGGACGCGAGTTTCTGACGCAATTGGCTTTACGTATTCGGATGAAAAAGGAGAAAACCACCCGGTTGTAATGGGGAGTTATGGCATAGGGCTTGGCAGGTTAATGGGAACTATAGTTGAGGTACTCTCCGATGGTAAAGGTATTGTGTGGCCCGATGAAATAGCGCCTTTCAAGGTGCATCTTATCGCGCTTTCAGGAGGTGAAAAAGATGCCGATAAATTATATGAAAAACTGCTTGCTCAAAACACAGAAGTGCTATATGATGACAGGCAAGATATTTCAGCCGGACAGAAGTTTGCAGACTCCGATCTTATAGGAATTCCGTTGCGTGTAGTTGTAAGCGAGCGCAGTTTGAAAGCCGGGGGTTTTGAGATAAAGAGAAGAAGTTCAGATAAAGAGGAAATTATAAAAATCAATAATCTTCCCAAATGGCTAAATGGTTAA
- a CDS encoding site-2 protease family protein encodes MLTILLFILILGIVVLTHEFGHFIVAKKSGMRVDEFGFGFPPKLFGIKKGETTYTFNLFPIGGFVKIHGEDGKDRNDPRSFAGRPFWKKSLVIVAGVVMNFLVAYVFFSAVHMIGAPTIIGDEETPSNVKDVAVQIISVVKDSPAESAGILTGDKILSIQAGESVTSAQSAGEVSDFISGHTGETLLFTVERGKDTLEFSILAREDIPEGQGATGISLVRIGVIQHPPHTALVEGAKTTYNLTVASVSVFGSTVKQAVVDGSVPEDISGPVGIAIMTGTVRDLGLTYVLQFIALISLSLGILNIVPFPALDGGRFAFLVAEKIKGSPVSSKVETAAHATGFVLLILLIVLITVHDINRFF; translated from the coding sequence ATGTTAACAATATTACTATTTATATTAATACTGGGAATTGTAGTCCTGACTCATGAGTTTGGTCATTTTATCGTGGCTAAAAAGAGTGGAATGCGCGTGGATGAGTTTGGTTTTGGATTTCCTCCAAAGCTTTTTGGAATAAAAAAAGGGGAGACAACATATACCTTTAATTTATTTCCGATAGGGGGCTTCGTAAAGATACACGGAGAGGACGGCAAAGACAGGAATGATCCGCGCAGTTTTGCGGGCAGACCTTTTTGGAAAAAATCTCTGGTCATAGTTGCAGGTGTTGTAATGAATTTTTTGGTAGCGTACGTCTTCTTTTCAGCAGTCCACATGATAGGCGCTCCCACAATAATAGGAGACGAAGAAACCCCTTCCAATGTCAAAGATGTAGCGGTTCAGATAATAAGTGTTGTGAAGGACTCTCCCGCTGAGAGCGCGGGTATTTTAACGGGAGACAAAATTTTAAGTATTCAAGCAGGGGAGAGTGTTACATCAGCTCAATCTGCCGGCGAAGTATCCGATTTTATATCTGGACACACGGGTGAAACATTGTTATTTACAGTAGAACGAGGTAAGGATACTTTGGAGTTTTCAATTTTGGCACGCGAGGATATTCCGGAAGGTCAGGGAGCTACAGGAATAAGTTTGGTACGAATAGGTGTTATACAACACCCACCCCACACAGCATTAGTTGAAGGAGCTAAGACAACATATAATCTCACTGTCGCCTCGGTAAGTGTTTTTGGCAGTACTGTAAAACAGGCTGTAGTTGATGGGAGCGTACCCGAAGACATTTCGGGTCCGGTAGGCATAGCCATTATGACAGGAACCGTTCGCGACCTCGGGCTTACCTACGTATTGCAATTTATAGCGCTAATATCTTTAAGTCTCGGTATTTTGAACATAGTTCCCTTCCCCGCGCTTGATGGCGGAAGATTCGCCTTTTTGGTAGCAGAGAAGATAAAAGGTTCCCCTGTTAGCAGTAAAGTGGAGACAGCGGCACATGCTACAGGTTTTGTGCTACTGATACTGCTAATAGTTTTAATTACAGTACACGATATAAATAGATTTTTTTAA
- the frr gene encoding ribosome recycling factor, producing the protein MQNSDISPKLEKTMEVLAGDLKSLRVGRANAGMVEDIPVDAYDSKMPLQQVASVSIPQNNQILIQPWDAALVGAVQNAIRQSDMNVNPVVEGNSIRITLPPVTEERRKELAKEAHKFGESARISMRNIREEALKDLDDAEKNKEISEDEKFKQKEALQDMINAYNKKVEEAIDGREREILEQ; encoded by the coding sequence ATGCAAAATAGTGATATAAGTCCAAAATTAGAAAAAACGATGGAAGTTCTGGCAGGAGATTTAAAAAGTCTTCGTGTCGGGCGCGCTAACGCGGGAATGGTAGAAGATATTCCCGTGGATGCTTATGATTCAAAAATGCCTCTGCAACAGGTGGCATCTGTGAGTATACCGCAAAATAATCAGATTTTGATACAGCCATGGGACGCCGCTCTTGTGGGCGCTGTGCAAAACGCGATAAGGCAGTCGGACATGAATGTTAATCCTGTTGTTGAAGGTAACTCTATTCGTATTACTTTGCCGCCTGTTACAGAAGAGAGAAGGAAAGAGCTTGCGAAAGAGGCTCATAAATTTGGCGAGAGCGCGCGCATAAGTATGAGAAATATAAGAGAAGAAGCGCTTAAGGACTTGGATGACGCCGAAAAAAATAAAGAAATATCCGAAGACGAGAAGTTTAAACAGAAAGAAGCTCTGCAGGATATGATAAACGCGTATAACAAAAAAGTAGAAGAAGCTATTGATGGGCGAGAGAGGGAGATACTTGAGCAGTAG
- a CDS encoding AAA family ATPase has product MIHFLMLNFHPKQFKMFKDMSANDNLAHAFLFTGPEGVGKLEFARQIAAWLQFEDGGVLDPSVALREGGPDIIETPSPLPIEDAQDLKKRLYTSPFSGKYKIVIIPAAHNMHTDAANSLLKMIEEPRGDTIFILCSSYPEIILETIRSRCTEMKFLMVADEVIEKELNTEPIKELKLHWSGRPGFAKRMLDDKDYRKKIKGYRTDWDLFFKNSLSESFKISEKYAKMEDRRDVAEALRVWMEIARSNMPANEKLLSDLLNIYQNLMTTNVNVRYALEGLSIKKYAK; this is encoded by the coding sequence ATGATACATTTTTTAATGTTAAATTTTCACCCCAAACAATTTAAAATGTTTAAAGATATGAGCGCTAATGATAATTTAGCGCACGCCTTTTTATTTACAGGACCTGAAGGCGTGGGTAAGCTTGAATTTGCCCGCCAAATCGCCGCATGGCTTCAGTTTGAAGATGGCGGGGTACTTGACCCTTCCGTAGCCTTGCGCGAAGGAGGGCCCGATATTATAGAAACCCCGAGCCCTTTGCCCATTGAAGACGCGCAGGATTTAAAAAAACGGCTTTATACTTCACCCTTTTCAGGAAAGTATAAAATAGTTATAATACCGGCTGCTCACAATATGCACACGGATGCAGCCAATTCCTTGTTAAAGATGATAGAAGAACCGCGAGGCGATACTATATTTATATTGTGCAGTTCTTACCCTGAGATTATTTTGGAGACTATACGTTCCCGTTGTACGGAGATGAAGTTTTTAATGGTTGCCGATGAAGTGATAGAAAAAGAACTCAATACCGAACCTATAAAAGAATTAAAACTTCATTGGAGTGGACGCCCCGGTTTTGCCAAAAGAATGTTGGATGATAAAGATTATCGTAAAAAAATAAAAGGATACAGGACGGATTGGGACCTTTTTTTTAAAAATTCTCTTTCTGAGAGCTTTAAAATAAGTGAAAAATATGCCAAAATGGAGGACAGGAGAGATGTTGCCGAAGCGCTTCGTGTTTGGATGGAGATTGCCCGAAGCAACATGCCCGCGAATGAAAAATTATTAAGCGACCTTTTGAATATTTATCAAAACTTAATGACTACCAACGTTAATGTGCGCTACGCGTTAGAGGGTCTTTCAATAAAAAAATATGCAAAATAG